Sequence from the Fusarium oxysporum Fo47 chromosome VI, complete sequence genome:
GCGCCGGCAGTCACAGCGTGGTCTTCCATTTCTAAGACCTTTAATCTCATTCCGCGTGATGTAGAAAAGGGTCAGTCATCTGCGAGCGGCATCTCGGACACCGGCGATTTCTATTTGGGGATCGTTGCACTGGCTGTCACTGCTTATGCTTGCTTCAACATGGCATATCCGGGTCATTGAGCATCTTGACTACATATATCTCATGGACTATTACACTACCCACTAGGCAGTTCACAACCTTCTCATTCACATTAGGGACCCGCCTCGTCCCATATGACCTACcacttataataatagaagaGTGTAGTCCTAGCGTTAATCTTCATACTGAAATCCCTAGTATGGTCTTAGAGATCCTCGTCTTGTTGTATAGAAGAATAGCGTGCTTTGACCCTACTCGGTATTCCTACGCTCTGCGATGATTGTCCAGAAGAATACCCGGCTTCATATTCTACCTCCTTTGCCGTCGTTGCAATGCATGCAGCACAATTCATCATTTCCGGATCGTTCTTTGACAGAATTGCATCGATAAGGAATTGGTATGATCTCCAAAGAGCTGATAGGATGACTATTGTATTGATGATGACAGAGACAATGAGCGTTGGCCTGCTTTTCAGACGAGGGATCTGACAAAGAAATGTAGTTGAGATGACAGAAGGCTTGATTCCTAACTCCTTTACAGGGGCGTCTTTGGATGTGAATGCGCGATGAGCTAACCCTTCTGTGGTGTTGACTCTGAGATTGTCGCCCCAAATAGGCGTGCGATTCTGGATAGCTTCATAGTCTTTGGTGTAATGGGTCAGAAGCTCAACGTTGTCCAGAATATTCAGTCCCGAGTCTGTCTGTCCAAGATCGGCGTGAATGGTGAAATAGAAGGCTTTAGCCAGGCTATCTGCCGAGATCCAAATACCAGGGAGAGGCATCAACTGGTCGCTGTCGTCCGCTTTGGATAGCTTCTCGATCAAATGTGAGTTTTTCATTTTCTCATGGCTGCAGTAATAAACGTTGGGAGATACGCCATTGTTGCTGAAAGGGACGAAGAAGCAGCTGACTTGGAAGAAATCCAGCGCCTTGATATCCTGCGCCGATGGCACGACTGTCTTTCTTTTCGTGAAGGAAATGTGACCCTTGTAAATTGGAGGAACATCTTTGTCATTCTCTCCCCGGAAGAACTTCTCGTTAGCAACGTGCATGTCGTTGGTCAAGGCTATTGAGTACCAAGCAAGAAGTGACTCTCCCCACCATAAGCTTGCCTTATCTGTGTCGTTCCGACCTGAGAACGCTGTGCCCACATCGTTATCGATGCCGTTGACGTCGTAGGTTGTTGTCATGTTCACGGTCGTTCTGCCGCCAGGCGTGTCTACCTCACAGGATAGCGAAGCTCGTAGCTTGGCGCCCCATTGCTGAAGCGCGATCTGAGAGGCACTGCGATCGATGCCCTCAAACTCAATCGTGATACCGTTTACTGCACATGATTGGAAGGGGTTGTTGAGATAGGGCAATGATCCCAGCAGTGCATCTGGCTCCTTTGGATTGTCGCCGCGCCAAATCTTGGTAACTGTATACTTGAGGGCGGTATTGTTGGTGTAGAACTCAGTGCCAATGGGGATCGTCGTGGTGGAGCAGAGCGACTTTGTGTTTGCGGTCAGGAAGGAAGGCCAGTCCGAGAAAGGATTACGATTATCGCTGGTCGTGTTGGGATTGGAGGTAGCCATGGAAATAGTCTCGTAACCTTGAGTCGCGACGCTTAGAAATGCGATAAGTGCCGTCGCGATCAATCCACTTACAAGAACAACCGGAGTAAACCATACATAAGGGTATGGTCTGCTAAGGTTGTATGAGAAGTATGAAGCATGCATGGTGAGTTTTGGCGACTTGTGGGTAACTTGAGTAAGTAATCTAAGCTGGAACAGGTCTGTTCTTGTATTTATCACTTAGCGCGTAAGACCAATTTACATGCAGCCATCGTCATTGAGCTGTTATAGCAGTTTTGGTGAGATTTCACTGGGGGCCAAAGAGAAGCGCTGTAGAGTCTTGCAGAGATGTCCTTAAACACGGCATAACTAGATGCCGACGGGAAGGGTTAACGAAGAGTTATgcttaataattactatgAGAAAGGTTGTGAAAATCGTGGGGTTAGTGACCGCGCATGAGGCGGAGTACGTGGAAGGAATATTGCCGCTTACAATCCCGGACATAAATAGAGGCCTTAGCGCGTAACCAGTAGCAACTCGTCTGACCTCAGCGAAATCTATGCGCACAGCCTCAAAATTACCCATGGAATTCCTATACAGTTTCTTGCCAGCGATTGCTAAACAAATGTCATTACTGCATTTCAATGTTGACACTCAATAATCCAGCGAAACCAATCGTCATTACCTGGGAAGCGGTACCTTGAAAAATGTTTCATGAGGAAACGAAAATGCTCAGAGCCATTTAGAATTGAAGAAAGAGGTCGGCTCTCCGTATTACAATTACTGTATAAGTCAAAAAAGCACCTTTAGAGCATAGAAAACATTCCATATTGCGAGGTCTGTGTCCATTCCAAGCATGGCTTCCAAAAAGCCTCTCGTAAGCCACTAGCCCGGCCCCTCCAGAATATCATACAGTTCTCCCATACAATAAGTCCAGATCTTCTCCCAAAACAAAAAGTAAAGCTGAGTTTAGTTCGATACGCCAACTGGAGTCAAACAAACAAGAGCTTGGCCAAGCTATAGTGCGAAATGAGTCAGTATCTAGTGTTTTCCGGTTCAAGAAAAGGACTTACCACAGGGAGGACACAGCATCGAGCTCGCTGACCACTAGCTGCGCAGATGGCTTGGAAGTTATCGGCATCGGTAGGAGACTCGGTGGCTATTGGTCATGTTAGCTATGATCTGTCTTGAGCTATTAAGCAGGTACTTACGTGAATCGCATTCAACGTCTGCAACCCCAAGAACGTCGACGGAACAGCACTGAGGGTTTCCATAGAGACTGTCGGGGCAAGGATCAAAGTTCGCGGCCGCTGCACTGGTGGATGAGCTAGGAGCGGACTCTGTAGAAGAACCAGGGGCAGAGGTAGCTGCTGACGAAACAGGGCTGGAGGTGGTGGGGTTGACAGGAGAGCTGGTATCTGCATCGCTCGTTGAAggggcagaagaagaagcaggagaagtGGCAGGGGTGCTCGTCTCTGCGCCAGCACTGGATGGTGTCTCAGACTGCGTGATTGATGATGCAGCTGAACTACTTGCAGGTGCGCTGGCGGAAGTGCTCGAAGCAGCATCATCTGTAGTCGCCCGACTGGGACTAGAAGACTCCGGCACAGATGAGGATGGTCCAGCATCGCCAGTGCTACTAGATAGAGCGGCGCTATCGCTAGGCCCCTGACTAGCAGAGCTGCCAGTTCCAGAGGAACCAGGACCTCCAGGCCTGCTGCTTCCAGGTGATGTAGCCGAGGGGCTGTTGGTGGGGGGCGGGACTTCAACAATAACGGTCCCGGGACCAGAGCTTGCGGTGGGGGTGATAGTAGTCGTAGAGGGCTCACCATTACCATCGTCTCCAGTGACAGTGCGGGTAACGACAGAGACAGGGGAGGAGGATGCGCCAGAGCCGCTAGGGGAACTGGAAGGCGGAACCTCCACTATGACAGTGCCGGAACCTGTTGACCCAGATGGGGAAATAGTCGACGTGATGGGATCATCCGTTGGGTTGAGGGTACTACCAGTGGTGGTAACAGTAACAAATGGGATCGAGGAAACAGATGAAGCCTGGGAGCTTGGAACCACAACAATAACCGTGCCAGGATCCGTAGGGTTACTGGGAGGAATAGTGCTTGTGCGAGGGGCGTCAGTTGGGGCAACGCTTCCTGGAGTAGTGACGGTAACATAAGATGCTGAGGGAGAAGTAATCTTGGTGTTGGGGACCTCAATAATGACACTACCGGTTGCTCCTGGCTCACCAGGAGTGACAGTAGTCGTGACAGGGCCGGTAAGAGAAGGGAAGTCTCCAGTGGTAGTGACCGTCACGTATGGGACAGAAGAGGTAGGGATGCCATCAGCTCCAGGAGGAGATGTTGGAACCTGAATGACCACAATGCCCGGCTGGCCGGGCTCAGTTGGGGGATATGTCTTGGTGACAGGATGATTGCCAATATCATCAGGGTTCGCAGGAACGGTGAAGGTGAGATAGCCTCCGTCTGGCGGATTGCCGTTGCCGTTGGAAGCACTACTTCGAAATGATTAGTCAAAAGCCAACCCAACTGTAGATAAAATGGCGAACGAACCTGGTCAGTGTAGTCGAGCTTGTCGAGACATCCGTCAGAACAGTGCTCAAAGAGGTTGGAGCATTGGTGACATGTACAACGTGGCCATCATCGAGGACAATGTCAGTGTTGGCAGGGAAGTAGGAGTCGATGAGAACAGGCTGCTGGAATTGATATTCAATAGGCTgaagattgatgatggtagagcaaagaggatcagcagAAGCTTGGGCAAGAGCAAGCTCCATCACTGTTGAAGCGGCCATGATACTCTTGGACTTCATGGTGATCAATGAGTGTTCAGGGGAAGAGGAATAAGCAAGTGATTGGAAGCAAACGAGTGTAATCAGAAactgatgagaaggatatcACTGACATTGAACTCGGGCTGAGGAGTAGCTGTATATACATGCCCAACTGAGCAGACGTAGATGTTTATTCTTGAATAACAACAAGTCACGACTTTGAGGTAATTTCTGATGTTTGAGTTCAGAAATGCCGACGCGACCTCCATGACCCGACTTGCACCGCAAAAGTGAAGCCTTTCAGCTCCCATCGCAAAACTTTGTCTCTTGAAAACCCAACTATTGACATTATCTCCTGCTTGTCTCACATTCTCTCCGGTAAGCGAGGCTACACCGGAGATATTAGCCGTCGATCAACTTCCCGAAACAGCTTTGACGTGGGAACTCGTATGCAAGGTAGCGATATCAATATTGCCTCCTTGGGACGGATCAACAAGCATTGAGTTTTTGCTTCAGCTGCGTTGTGCATGTTTTGGTTTCAAAGTTAGAAGTGCGCGGACTATTGTGGAATATTGGGTGGTATGGAGGTGCGAAGGTAATTTTAGAAGAATTTGGTTACTGAGAGGTCGGCGATATATAATACTTGAAGGAAGGGATGTTTTCGCAACTGCAGACATACAAGTCATTTGACAACTTTCACTCGTTCACACATTCTGTCACTCGCTTCATCACTCACCTCAACAATGCAAACTTTCAAGTCCCTCATCCCCTTCCTCTTGACTGCCAGTCTGGCAGTCAACGCAGAAACAACTTCCTGCGTTACCTCAACCAAGACCTTTCCCACCATCACCTCCATCATAGTCGAGCCGACCAGTACTTGGTCCGGCAACGGCACAGGTGGTCCTTATACCGTGTATACAACTGAGTATCACGAGTTCTGCTCCACGGGTCTGCGTCTGCATACGTACACCATCACTGAGGGTTGCCACAAGGAAAAGTGTCAGCCTCGCACGACTGGTGTTCCGCCTGGTTTTACCTCAACTGTTACTGTTTGTAACTCTTGTGGTGAGAAGCCTATCACTGCGACGCTCACTGTCCCGTGCCCTGAGGCGACTCCTACCAAGGGCCCTGGCAAGTCTCCGAAGCCGCAGCCCGAGCACTGTGAGACATGCCATGATCAGGGCAAACCGTCTGGCAAGCCTCCAGTTCAGCCACAACCTGTTTCATCTGCCCCTGCTGTGAAGCCAGTCCCTACGGGCCCTCAGCCAGAAAAATGCACCACGTGCGGCGGTCCCAAACCTCcatctcctgctcctcctcagcccCCCAAAACAACCAACAAACCGGGTGAGGGCAAGCCAGAGAACCCCAATTTCCCTGCAGGACAGCAGTCTCAACCCTCTGTTCAGCCCAACCCTCCTGCTGCATGCACGACTTGTGGTTCTGGAGGGGAAGCTCCTAAACCCCCTGCATCTCTGGCAACTTCTATCATACCCAACCCCTCAGGAGAGAATCCTGTTCCTAGCCCTACCAGTGGTCCTGCTCCAGGAGAACCATCTGCCATCACTGCTGGCGCCACTAAAGCCTCTTACGTTGAGTTGGGTCTTCTTGG
This genomic interval carries:
- a CDS encoding fungal hydrophobin-domain-containing protein; amino-acid sequence: MKSKSIMAASTVMELALAQASADPLCSTIINLQPIEYQFQQPVLIDSYFPANTDIVLDDGHVVHVTNAPTSLSTVLTDVSTSSTTLTSSASNGNGNPPDGGYLTFTVPANPDDIGNHPVTKTYPPTEPGQPGIVVIQVPTSPPGADGIPTSSVPYVTVTTTGDFPSLTGPVTTTVTPGEPGATGSVIIEVPNTKITSPSASYVTVTTPGSVAPTDAPRTSTIPPSNPTDPGTVIVVVPSSQASSVSSIPFVTVTTTGSTLNPTDDPITSTISPSGSTGSGTVIVEVPPSSSPSGSGASSSPVSVVTRTVTGDDGNGEPSTTTITPTASSGPGTVIVEVPPPTNSPSATSPGSSRPGGPGSSGTGSSASQGPSDSAALSSSTGDAGPSSSVPESSSPSRATTDDAASSTSASAPASSSAASSITQSETPSSAGAETSTPATSPASSSAPSTSDADTSSPVNPTTSSPVSSAATSAPGSSTESAPSSSTSAAAANFDPCPDSLYGNPQCCSVDVLGVADVECDSPTESPTDADNFQAICAASGQRARCCVLPV